A region of Geothermobacter ehrlichii DNA encodes the following proteins:
- the tatC gene encoding twin-arginine translocase subunit TatC, giving the protein MHDEQLPLMAHLEELRKRLVIAASSWFVAFLGCYAFAEKLFNYIAAPVKAALPEGSSLVFINATEPFFTYMKIGALAGFLVALPIIFWQLWAFIAPGLYTHEKRYLIPFVLASCLCFGVGTYFGFFFVFPQIFTFLISFGLDGSLAPMLSMGGYLTFATKLLFAFGMVFELPIIIFFLARIGVVDYKWLAAKRKYALVIGFVIGAILTPPDVFSQTALALPFVLLYEIGIWVARFFGKKKAADEPDEEDEKPEEGGAA; this is encoded by the coding sequence GTGCATGACGAGCAGCTTCCCCTGATGGCCCACCTGGAGGAGCTGCGCAAGCGGCTGGTCATAGCCGCCAGCTCCTGGTTTGTCGCCTTTCTCGGTTGCTACGCCTTCGCCGAAAAGCTCTTCAACTACATCGCGGCCCCGGTGAAGGCGGCCCTGCCCGAGGGGAGCTCACTGGTCTTCATCAACGCCACCGAGCCCTTCTTCACCTACATGAAGATCGGCGCCCTGGCCGGATTCCTGGTCGCACTGCCGATCATCTTCTGGCAGCTCTGGGCCTTCATCGCCCCCGGCCTCTACACCCACGAAAAACGCTACCTGATCCCCTTCGTGCTGGCGAGCTGTCTCTGTTTCGGCGTCGGCACCTATTTCGGCTTCTTTTTCGTCTTTCCGCAGATCTTCACCTTTCTCATCAGTTTCGGTCTCGACGGCAGCCTCGCTCCCATGCTCTCCATGGGCGGCTATCTCACCTTCGCCACCAAGCTGCTCTTCGCCTTCGGCATGGTCTTCGAGCTGCCGATCATCATCTTCTTTCTCGCCCGCATCGGCGTCGTCGACTACAAGTGGCTGGCGGCCAAGCGCAAGTACGCCCTGGTGATCGGCTTCGTCATCGGCGCCATCCTCACCCCGCCGGACGTCTTTTCGCAGACCGCGCTGGCGCTGCCGTTCGTTCTGCTCTACGAAATCGGCATCTGGGTGGCCCGCTTCTTCGGCAAGAAGAAAGCGGCCGACGAACCGGACGAAGAAGATGAGAAGCCAGAGGAGGGCGGGGCGGCCTGA